A single window of Streptomyces aquilus DNA harbors:
- a CDS encoding SpoIIE family protein phosphatase, with protein sequence MRTGEPLPAVGEVLSALATGLWHWDTATGLVTVDAEAARLLGLRAEATTLTEVQARARMHPVDWNEITGVVQLAVAEGTLAEVRIRIMDEQNRVIRVVRSRSKPSYDPERRAFVLIGAMQEVTEPSPTTAAARSSTAVTGDWRRSREAFLLDAGRALAEARSTEEVLRVAAGLSMPGFSPDGLAVFGVEGDRLKIIGHHGQQPGDEGPFSHMSLETDYPAAEVVRTGRAVYLSSPEHYRDRYPVTWPLAAHFGRQSWAFLPLTVAGRTMGAWMAAFTYPVAFTPDERSVLTTVARMLAQALSRAEAAESARELTDGLQRSMLPKLGPEIPGMSVAARYVPTGGGLQVGGDWYDMIPLPNGRLALVIGDVQGHDVRAAGLMGQLRIALRAYASEGHRPDAVLSRASRFLHGMTYDDDQDPGDLRFATCLYAEVDPRTGALDIARAGHPDPAIRMADGTVLARRTDGGLPLGIDPDADYPTTRLTLEPGETMMVCTDGLLETGGHDLDTGWQRVRTILEEHKGDDLEELADALVQAVHGPSSHHTPGPLTDRREDDIAVLLLHREGDGCGCGDTVTPPQVRRTMLTVAQAEPERVGVARAQLRELLHDWPSQDQIDSAVLLLSETLTNVLVHTDADALLLAEIHGDGPGTRRMRIEVTDTSDDLPHKRRPGELASSGRGLMLIELLADAWGVDPRGEGKSIWFELYESTTDESSAPA encoded by the coding sequence ATGCGCACTGGTGAGCCCTTGCCCGCCGTGGGGGAGGTACTCTCCGCCCTCGCTACCGGCCTGTGGCACTGGGACACCGCGACAGGCCTGGTCACCGTGGATGCCGAGGCCGCCCGACTGCTCGGGCTGCGGGCCGAGGCCACCACCCTCACCGAGGTCCAGGCACGCGCGCGCATGCACCCCGTGGACTGGAACGAGATCACGGGCGTGGTCCAGCTCGCCGTCGCCGAGGGCACCCTCGCAGAAGTCCGCATCCGGATCATGGACGAGCAGAACCGGGTGATCCGCGTCGTCCGCAGCCGCTCCAAGCCGTCCTACGACCCCGAGCGCCGCGCCTTCGTCCTGATCGGCGCGATGCAGGAGGTCACCGAGCCCTCGCCGACCACCGCCGCGGCCCGCAGCAGCACCGCCGTCACCGGCGACTGGCGCCGCTCCCGCGAGGCGTTCCTGCTGGACGCCGGGCGCGCCCTGGCCGAAGCCCGCTCCACGGAGGAGGTCCTGCGCGTCGCGGCGGGCCTCTCCATGCCCGGCTTCTCCCCCGACGGCCTCGCCGTGTTCGGCGTCGAGGGCGACCGCCTGAAGATCATCGGCCACCACGGCCAGCAGCCCGGCGACGAGGGCCCCTTCTCCCACATGTCCCTGGAGACGGACTACCCGGCGGCGGAGGTCGTCCGCACCGGCCGCGCGGTGTACCTGTCGAGCCCCGAGCACTACCGCGACCGCTACCCGGTCACCTGGCCGCTGGCCGCCCACTTCGGCCGCCAGTCCTGGGCGTTCCTGCCGCTGACGGTCGCCGGCCGCACCATGGGCGCCTGGATGGCGGCCTTCACCTACCCGGTGGCCTTCACCCCCGACGAGCGCTCGGTCCTCACCACCGTCGCCCGCATGCTCGCCCAGGCCCTCTCCCGCGCCGAGGCCGCGGAATCCGCCCGCGAGCTGACCGACGGCCTCCAGCGCTCCATGCTCCCCAAGCTCGGCCCCGAGATACCCGGCATGAGCGTCGCCGCCCGCTACGTCCCCACCGGCGGCGGCCTCCAGGTCGGCGGCGACTGGTACGACATGATCCCGCTGCCCAACGGCCGCCTCGCCCTCGTCATCGGCGACGTCCAGGGCCACGACGTCCGGGCCGCCGGCCTCATGGGACAGCTCCGCATCGCCCTGCGCGCCTACGCCTCCGAGGGCCACCGCCCCGACGCCGTCCTCTCCCGCGCCTCCCGCTTCCTGCACGGCATGACGTACGACGACGACCAGGACCCCGGCGACCTGCGCTTCGCGACCTGCCTCTACGCCGAGGTCGACCCCAGGACCGGCGCCCTCGACATCGCCCGCGCCGGCCACCCCGACCCGGCGATCCGCATGGCCGACGGCACGGTCCTGGCCCGCCGCACCGACGGCGGCCTCCCCCTCGGCATCGACCCGGACGCCGACTACCCCACCACCCGGCTCACCCTCGAACCCGGCGAGACCATGATGGTCTGCACGGACGGCCTCCTGGAGACCGGCGGCCACGACCTCGACACCGGCTGGCAGCGGGTCCGCACCATCCTGGAGGAACACAAGGGCGACGACCTGGAGGAACTCGCCGACGCCCTGGTCCAGGCGGTCCACGGCCCCTCCTCCCACCACACCCCCGGCCCCCTGACCGACCGCCGCGAGGACGACATAGCGGTCCTGCTCCTGCACCGCGAGGGAGACGGCTGCGGCTGCGGTGACACCGTCACCCCGCCCCAGGTCCGCCGCACGATGCTCACGGTGGCCCAGGCGGAACCGGAACGCGTCGGAGTGGCCCGCGCCCAGCTCAGGGAACTCCTCCACGACTGGCCCTCCCAGGACCAGATCGACTCCGCCGTCCTGCTCCTGTCGGAGACGCTGACGAACGTCCTCGTCCACACGGACGCCGACGCGCTGCTCCTCGCCGAGATCCACGGCGACGGCCCCGGCACCCGCCGGATGCGCATCGAGGTCACCGACACCAGCGACGACCTCCCCCACAAACGCCGCCCCGGCGAACTCGCCTCCTCCGGCCGCGGCCTGATGCTCATCGAACTCCTCGCCGACGCCTGGGGAGTCGACCCGCGCGGCGAGGGCAAGAGCATCTGGTTCGAGCTCTACGAGTCGACGACCGACGAGTCCTCGGCGCCCGCGTAA
- a CDS encoding AI-2E family transporter — MQLLLPAPIRRIAAWCVVALLVAGVVYVGIRLCAEFRTAVVPVLLALLGTALLGPLHRWLIKAGVGRSLAAGLTCVAVVAVVGGAVYIVVAALIDTGDEIVASLKDAAQGIADHFGAAGTSLDDLASNARELLTKFGGTAASGVISGVSVVGETIAMAVLALFLVFFFLRDSHRAVDALRSVVPSSSGDLAEAVARRAFEAMEGFMRGTTLIALIDATCIGVGLLILDVPGAVGLGALVFVGAYIPYLGAFISGAVAVLVALADRGFVIALWALGVVLAVQVLEGHVLQPVIQSRTVQMHPAVVMLAITAGASVSGILGMLLAVPLTAAAFGIAHELRERYAGAEDSSVVDS, encoded by the coding sequence ATGCAGCTCCTCCTTCCCGCGCCCATCCGCCGCATCGCCGCCTGGTGTGTCGTCGCGCTTCTCGTCGCCGGGGTCGTCTACGTCGGGATTCGGCTGTGTGCGGAGTTCAGGACCGCTGTTGTTCCTGTGCTGCTGGCCCTGCTCGGGACCGCGCTGCTGGGGCCGTTGCACCGGTGGCTCATCAAGGCCGGGGTCGGGCGGTCGCTCGCTGCCGGGCTGACCTGTGTGGCCGTGGTCGCCGTGGTGGGTGGGGCCGTCTACATCGTCGTCGCCGCGCTCATCGACACCGGGGACGAGATCGTCGCCTCGCTCAAGGACGCGGCTCAGGGGATCGCCGATCACTTCGGGGCCGCCGGGACCTCGCTCGATGATCTCGCCTCCAATGCCAGGGAGTTGCTCACCAAGTTCGGGGGTACGGCGGCGTCCGGAGTCATCAGTGGGGTCAGTGTGGTCGGGGAGACCATTGCCATGGCCGTGCTGGCGCTTTTTCTCGTCTTCTTTTTTCTACGGGACTCCCACCGGGCCGTCGACGCGCTGCGGTCGGTGGTCCCCTCCTCGTCGGGTGATCTCGCGGAGGCCGTGGCGCGGCGGGCCTTCGAGGCGATGGAGGGGTTCATGCGGGGGACCACTCTCATCGCCCTCATCGACGCCACCTGTATCGGCGTGGGGCTGCTGATCCTCGACGTCCCGGGGGCCGTGGGGCTGGGGGCGCTCGTGTTCGTCGGGGCCTACATTCCCTATCTCGGGGCGTTCATCTCGGGGGCCGTCGCGGTGCTCGTCGCGCTGGCCGACCGGGGGTTCGTCATCGCCTTGTGGGCGTTGGGCGTCGTGCTCGCCGTGCAGGTGCTGGAGGGGCACGTGCTCCAGCCCGTCATCCAGAGCCGCACCGTGCAGATGCATCCGGCGGTGGTGATGCTCGCCATCACGGCGGGGGCGTCCGTCTCCGGGATTCTCGGGATGCTGCTCGCCGTGCCGCTGACCGCCGCCGCGTTCGGGATCGCGCACGAGCTGAGGGAGCGTTACGCGGGCGCCGAGGACTCGTCGGTCGTCGACTCGTAG
- a CDS encoding BRO-N domain-containing protein has translation MNEQNDTHKDAIDINDFVFAATGARMRRLTTPEGEHWFVAADVATDLGYANTRQALIWHVAPDCTKSLNELAQGVYTVDTSRKLAGHRLQKSMKMVNLRGLVALVQGSTKPECQPFKAWVSEVIETIQQNGSYSLEPSPAQTPAVGPPAYVMPQQVADAIVRLEMRNIRADEMLAAAQREQTELLREMSRSQNTIAEALQDIAETLRFRHPQPKLTPRQLLATWRTKNLVFTEDIHAVAAYLAPALVRGEASYRIEEIATRTGLSLARVHDCIRTLLKRGCMRQTGCAADGAPIYVLP, from the coding sequence ATGAACGAGCAGAACGACACGCACAAGGATGCGATCGACATCAACGACTTCGTGTTCGCGGCCACGGGGGCGCGGATGCGGAGGCTGACGACACCGGAGGGGGAGCACTGGTTCGTGGCGGCGGACGTAGCCACGGATCTCGGGTACGCAAACACGCGGCAAGCACTCATCTGGCACGTAGCGCCAGATTGCACCAAGTCCCTCAACGAGCTTGCACAAGGCGTCTATACAGTAGACACCTCGCGCAAACTTGCAGGTCACAGGTTGCAAAAGTCAATGAAGATGGTGAACCTCCGGGGGCTCGTCGCGCTCGTGCAAGGATCCACCAAGCCCGAATGCCAGCCGTTCAAGGCCTGGGTCTCGGAGGTCATCGAGACGATCCAGCAGAACGGCTCCTACTCCCTGGAGCCGTCGCCCGCCCAGACCCCCGCCGTCGGTCCGCCCGCTTACGTCATGCCCCAGCAGGTCGCCGACGCGATCGTCCGGCTCGAAATGAGGAACATCCGGGCCGACGAAATGCTGGCGGCCGCCCAGCGGGAACAAACCGAGCTCCTCCGGGAGATGTCCCGCAGCCAGAACACGATCGCCGAGGCACTCCAAGACATCGCCGAGACCCTCAGGTTCCGCCACCCGCAGCCGAAGCTGACACCCCGGCAACTCCTCGCCACCTGGAGGACGAAGAACCTCGTGTTCACCGAGGACATCCATGCGGTGGCCGCCTACCTGGCACCCGCGCTCGTTCGCGGCGAGGCCAGTTACCGCATCGAGGAGATCGCCACCCGCACGGGCCTCTCCCTCGCCCGCGTCCACGACTGCATCCGCACCCTGCTCAAGCGCGGCTGCATGCGGCAGACGGGATGCGCCGCCGACGGAGCGCCGATCTACGTACTGCCGTAG
- the aspS gene encoding aspartate--tRNA ligase, producing MHRYRSHTCGELRSSDVGTDVRLSGWLHNRRDLGGILFIDLRDHYGITQLVARPGTEAYEALDKVSKESTVRIDGRVVSRGTENVNPDLPTGEIEVEVSEVELLGAAAPLPFTINAEDGVNEERRLEYRFLDLRRERMHKNIMLRSSVIASIRSKMVALGFNEMATPILSATSPEGARDFVVPSRLNPGKFYALPQAPQQFKQLLMISGFDRYFQIAPCFRDEDARADRSPGEFYQLDVEMSFVEQEDVFQPIEKLMTELFEEFGNGRHVTSPFPRIPFREAMLKYGSDKPDLRAQLELVDITDIFEGSEFKAFAGKHVRALPVPDVSAQPRKFFDQLGDFAVTLGAKGLAWVRVAEDGSLSGPIAKFLTEENVAELTKRLSLAAGHAVFFGAGEFDEVSKIMGAVRVEAAKRAGHFEENVFRFCWIVDFPMYEKDEDTGAIDFSHNPFSMPQGGLEALETQDPLDILGWQYDIVCNGVELSSGAIRNHEPEIMLKAFEIAGYDRETVEEKFAGMLRAFRFGAPPHGGIAPGVDRIVMLLADEPNIRETIAFPLNGNAQDLMMGAPTELEEARLKELHLTVRKPQPK from the coding sequence ATGCATCGGTACAGGTCCCACACCTGCGGCGAGCTCCGCTCCTCTGACGTCGGCACCGACGTCCGGCTGAGTGGCTGGCTGCACAATCGGCGCGACCTGGGCGGCATCCTCTTCATCGATCTGCGCGATCACTACGGCATCACGCAGCTCGTCGCCCGGCCGGGCACCGAGGCCTACGAGGCGCTGGACAAGGTCTCCAAGGAGTCCACGGTCCGCATCGACGGCCGCGTTGTTTCACGTGGAACCGAGAACGTGAACCCGGACCTGCCGACCGGTGAGATCGAGGTCGAGGTGAGCGAGGTCGAGCTGCTCGGCGCCGCCGCCCCGCTGCCGTTCACGATCAACGCCGAGGACGGGGTCAACGAGGAGCGGCGTCTGGAGTACCGCTTCCTCGACCTGCGCCGCGAGCGCATGCACAAGAACATCATGCTGCGGTCGTCGGTCATCGCCTCGATCCGCTCCAAGATGGTGGCGCTCGGGTTCAACGAGATGGCGACGCCGATCCTGTCGGCCACCTCTCCCGAGGGCGCGCGTGACTTCGTGGTGCCGTCGCGCCTGAACCCGGGCAAGTTCTACGCCCTCCCCCAGGCGCCGCAGCAGTTCAAGCAGCTGCTGATGATCTCCGGCTTCGACCGCTACTTCCAGATCGCGCCCTGCTTCCGTGACGAGGACGCCCGCGCGGACCGCTCGCCGGGCGAGTTCTACCAGCTCGACGTCGAGATGAGCTTCGTCGAGCAGGAGGACGTCTTCCAGCCGATCGAGAAGCTCATGACCGAGCTGTTCGAGGAGTTCGGCAACGGGCGTCATGTGACCTCGCCGTTCCCGCGGATCCCGTTCCGTGAGGCGATGCTGAAGTACGGCTCCGACAAGCCGGACCTGCGCGCCCAGCTGGAGCTCGTCGACATCACCGACATCTTCGAGGGCTCGGAGTTCAAGGCGTTCGCCGGCAAGCACGTGCGCGCGCTGCCGGTGCCGGACGTCTCCGCCCAGCCGCGGAAGTTCTTCGACCAGCTCGGCGACTTCGCCGTCACGCTGGGCGCCAAGGGCCTGGCCTGGGTGCGGGTGGCCGAGGACGGTTCGCTGTCCGGCCCGATCGCCAAGTTCCTCACCGAGGAGAACGTCGCCGAGCTGACCAAGCGGCTGTCGCTGGCCGCCGGGCACGCGGTGTTCTTCGGCGCGGGCGAGTTCGACGAGGTCTCGAAGATCATGGGCGCGGTGCGGGTCGAGGCCGCCAAGCGTGCCGGGCACTTCGAGGAGAACGTCTTCCGGTTCTGCTGGATCGTCGACTTCCCGATGTACGAGAAGGACGAGGACACCGGCGCGATCGACTTCTCGCACAACCCGTTCTCGATGCCGCAGGGCGGTCTTGAGGCCCTGGAGACCCAGGACCCGCTGGACATCCTGGGCTGGCAGTACGACATCGTCTGCAACGGTGTCGAGCTGTCCTCCGGCGCGATCCGGAACCACGAGCCCGAGATCATGCTGAAGGCCTTCGAGATCGCGGGCTACGACCGCGAGACCGTCGAGGAGAAGTTCGCCGGCATGCTCCGCGCGTTCCGCTTCGGCGCCCCGCCGCACGGCGGCATCGCCCCCGGCGTCGACCGCATCGTGATGCTCCTCGCGGACGAGCCGAACATCCGCGAGACCATCGCCTTCCCGCTCAACGGCAACGCCCAGGACCTGATGATGGGCGCGCCGACGGAGCTGGAGGAGGCGCGGCTGAAGGAGCTGCACCTGACGGTGCGCAAGCCGCAGCCGAAGTAG
- a CDS encoding pirin family protein, translated as MPAVTVENPLTLPRVAAPADAVARPVLAVTTAPSGFEGEGFPVRRAFAGINYRHLDPFIMMDQMGEVEYAPGEPKGTPWHPHRGFETVTYIIDGIFDHQDSQGGGGTITNGDTQWMTAGSGLLHIEAPPESLVMSGGLFHGLQLWVNLPAKDKMMAPRYQDIRGGNVQLLTTPDGGALLRVIAGELDGHQGPGITHTPITMIHATLAPGAEITLPWREDFNGLAYVLAGRGSVGAERRPVQMGQTAVFGAGGSLTVRADEKQDSHTPDLEVVLLGGQPIREPMAHYGPFVMNTREELQQAFDDFQKGRLGTIPAVHGMSEGGL; from the coding sequence ATGCCTGCAGTGACCGTCGAGAACCCACTGACGCTTCCCCGCGTCGCCGCCCCCGCGGACGCCGTGGCCCGTCCCGTACTCGCCGTCACGACCGCGCCGAGCGGTTTCGAGGGCGAGGGCTTCCCGGTGCGCCGCGCGTTCGCCGGGATCAACTACCGCCATCTGGATCCGTTCATCATGATGGATCAGATGGGGGAGGTGGAGTACGCGCCGGGCGAGCCGAAGGGGACCCCCTGGCACCCGCACCGCGGCTTCGAGACCGTCACCTACATCATCGACGGGATCTTCGACCACCAGGACAGCCAGGGCGGTGGCGGCACGATCACCAACGGCGACACCCAGTGGATGACCGCCGGCTCGGGCCTCCTCCACATCGAGGCGCCGCCGGAGTCGCTGGTCATGTCCGGAGGGCTCTTCCACGGCCTCCAGCTGTGGGTCAACCTCCCGGCCAAGGACAAGATGATGGCGCCTCGGTACCAGGACATCCGCGGCGGCAACGTCCAGCTGCTGACGACGCCCGACGGCGGTGCGCTGCTCCGGGTCATCGCCGGTGAACTGGACGGCCACCAGGGCCCCGGTATCACCCACACCCCGATCACGATGATCCACGCGACGCTGGCGCCGGGCGCGGAGATCACGCTGCCGTGGCGTGAGGACTTCAACGGCCTCGCGTACGTGCTGGCGGGGCGTGGTTCCGTGGGTGCCGAGCGGCGCCCGGTCCAGATGGGGCAGACGGCCGTCTTCGGTGCCGGCGGTTCCCTGACGGTCCGCGCGGACGAGAAGCAGGACTCCCACACCCCGGACCTCGAGGTCGTCCTCCTCGGCGGCCAGCCGATCCGTGAGCCCATGGCCCACTACGGCCCGTTCGTCATGAACACCCGCGAGGAACTCCAGCAGGCGTTCGACGACTTCCAGAAGGGCCGGCTGGGGACGATCCCCGCCGTGCATGGAATGTCGGAGGGCGGCCTGTAA